A region of Lycium barbarum isolate Lr01 chromosome 3, ASM1917538v2, whole genome shotgun sequence DNA encodes the following proteins:
- the LOC132630567 gene encoding uncharacterized protein LOC132630567 — translation MDKAWRLLIGNDKFTVSSAWDKLRQRKDHNWFLQQIWTKGIWKTFSDAIGMCGLFVQVKQAVKKWWDAKCSVKLKPLYQATPAIIIWQLWTRRNTVLHGGTMSKYKWTSPSQGWFKCNSDGVSKGNPGPSSFAYCVSDSVGEFIHANARRIADTHCLVAEAKAMYNGTLNYNNFQEIPVPAKMLVNIDKMHIPLFRFKTIYTREPD, via the exons ATGGACAAGGCATGGAGGCTACTTATTGGAAATGACAAGTTCACAGTATCAAGTGCATGGGATAAGCTCAGACAGAGAAAGGATCATAACTGGTTTTTGCAGCAAATATGGACTAAAG GAATATGGAAAACATTCTCAGATGCAATAGGAATGTGTGGCctttttgttcaagtgaagcaagCAGTCAAGAAGTGGTGGGATGCAAAATGTTCAGTCAAGTTGAAGCCATTATATCAGGCAACACCTGCTATTATAATATGGCAGCTATGGACAAGAAGAAACACAGTTCTGCATGGAGGGACAATGTCTAAGTACAAG TGGACAAGTCCATCTCAGGGATGGTTTAAATGTAACAGTGATGGTGTATCAAAAGGAAATCCTGGACCTAGCTCATTTGCATATTGTGTTAGCGACAGTGTAGGGGAGTTCATTCATGCCAATGCAAGGAGAATAGCAGATACACATTGTCTTGTAGCTGAGGCAAAAGCAATGTACAATG gtacactgAACTATAATAATTTTCAGGAAATACCAGTACCTGCTAAGATGTTGGTTAATATTGATAAAATGCACATTCCATTATTCAGATTCAAGACAATATATACAAGGGAGCCAGATTGA